In Arachis stenosperma cultivar V10309 chromosome 1, arast.V10309.gnm1.PFL2, whole genome shotgun sequence, one DNA window encodes the following:
- the LOC130935078 gene encoding putative F-box protein At1g67623 — protein MRNINKNMQRPIFKKKNKPSSSSTIKSLPKELLVEIVASVASHSIIDLHNVKKSCKDLLEAVEDNYVYRRVSLDKFSFIPRFSNDKELLFLKRCKENQNTESLYREGLRECLWNGNAEGLRLLDMAAKEGHKEAKYVYGIILLYSSRQDEKLIELGLRHLRFLRESKCIVRTRKKVEEFVRIIMWKNNGMIISWVNRKLPLCPFKNTCRGWRVKKERWTLHDDDDDDIFIDSCEYCRWDYELKFLAFMD, from the coding sequence ATGAGAAACATAAACAAGAACATGCAACGACCAATTtttaagaagaagaataaaCCATCCTCTTCTTCAACCATAAAATCGCTTCCAAAAGAATTATTGGTAGAGATAGTTGCAAGTGTAGCCTCTCATTCTATCATTGACCTCCACAACGTGAAGAAGAGTTGTAAGGATCTTCTTGAAGCTGTGGAAGATAACTATGTTTATCGGCGAGTCTCTCTGGACAAATTTTCTTTCATTCCAAGGTTTTCCAACGATAAAGAATTGTTATTCTTGAAGCGTTGCAAGGAAAATCAAAACACAGAAAGCTTGTATAGAGAAGGGTTGCGAGAATGCTTATGGAATGGAAACGCTGAAGGTCTTAGGCTTTTGGATATGGCGGCTAAAGAGGGTCATAAAGAAGCAAAATATGTGTACGGCATAATCTTGTTGTATTCATCAAGACAAGATGAAAAATTGATAGAATTAGGGTTACGGCATTTGCGTTTCTTGAGAGAATCTAAGTGTATTgtaagaacaaggaaaaaggtagaagaattcgttAGAATAATAATGTGGAAAAATAATGGAATGATTATTAGTTGGGTAAATAGAAAATTACCTTTATGTCCCTTCAAGAACACATGCAGAGGGTGGAGAGTGAAGAAAGAACGATGGACATTACATGATGATGACGACGATGATATTTTTATTGACTCGTGTGAATATTGTAGATGGGATTACGAGTTAAAGTTCTTAGCTTTTATGGATTGA